One window of the Cryptomeria japonica chromosome 7, Sugi_1.0, whole genome shotgun sequence genome contains the following:
- the LOC131041810 gene encoding uncharacterized protein LOC131041810 yields the protein MVQQCQDILRALKNNLQIAQNQQKLYVDQQRIERTFEIGDMVYLRLQPFRQSTLKKSGAEKLKPRFYGSFKVIRRVGVVVYESKLPTSSKVHNVFHVSRLKKALGHNVVVSSDLPPLDEEGQLVLIPEEIIDFRERSMRTIKEYLVK from the coding sequence ATGGTGCAGCAGTGTCAGGATATTTTGAGGGCTTTGAAGAATAACCTTCAGATTGCACAGAATCAGCAAAAGTTGTACGTTGATCAGCAACGTATAGAGCGCACATTTGAGATTGGAGACATGGTCTATCTTAGGCTTCAGCCTTTCAGacaatctactctcaagaagagtggagcggaGAAACTCAAGCCACGTTTCTATGGGTCGTTCAAAGTCATTAGGAGAGTTGGCGTAGTGGTTTACGAGTCGAAGCTACCAACGAGTAGCAAGGTTCACAATGTCTTCCATgtgtctcgcctcaagaaggcacttggacacAATGTTGTGGTCTCTTCAGACTTACCTCCCTTGGATGAGGAAGGACAGTTGGTGTTGATTCCAGAGGAGATCATTGATTTCAGAGAACGCTCTATGAGGACAATCAAGGAATATTTGGTGAAGTGA